The bacterium sequence CTACGCCGCTTAAACCAACTGCTTTTCCTCCTTGTCTATCAATATTAGCCACAATCTCCTTATTTATTTTTCCACAGAGAACCATTTCTACAATCTCCATGGTTTCGCGATCGGTAACTCTATGACCATTAAAAAAGCTTACCTCTTTTCCATATCTTTCCATAACCTTGTTAATTTGTGGTCCTCCCCCGTGGACAATCACTGGTTTCATGCCGATATAATTTAACAAGACTACATTCATGGTAAAACTATCTTTTAAATTATCCTCAATCATAGCGCTACCGCCATATTTAATGACTACAATCTTTCCGTAAAACTTCTTAATATAAGGCAAACCTTCAACTAAGACTTTGGCTCTGGATAGTCCTTCTTCCATCTTCATTTCCTTAAAGTAATCTTTTTAAGAAATATAACATCTACTTTGGTTAAAATCAATTACAATTTCATAGTGTCTCAAGTTCAAAATAAAGAAATGCTGTAATGACTGTTTTGCCAACTGCTCAAAAGAGATTAAAAGAACCAAGCCTTGAAGATTGGTTAATAATTGGTTAATATAGTAGTTATAGTAGTTATTAACGAAAACCGGACATAGGAAATAATACCGAGCAATAAAATCTAAAATAACTAATTGACAACCATCTCTAAATAGTGTATGCTGAAGCCACTATGATGGCAAGGGAGGATACTATGGTTAAAACGACAATTCGGTTACCAGAGCATTTACATCTAAAACTACGGCAAATAGCGATTACCCTTGGCAGGTCGTTAAATCAGGTGATTATAGACAATCTGCAGGTTCAACTATCACAACCACAAAAAAACCTATCTGAAGAGGAAAGAATAACAGAAGTGTTGTTAGGAACAGGATTAATTGCCCAGTTAGGCAAAGAATGGGACGATTTAATCAAAAAAGATGTTGACCGTGATGAGCTTTATAACCTGCTTTCCTCAAAGATGGTTGGCAAACCCATTTCTGAAATAATTATCGAAGATAGAGGAAAACTATAATGAAAGTGTATTATTTTGACAGTAGTGCCATTATCAAGCGGTATGTAAAAGAAAAGGGAAGTCAGTTGGTAAAATCAATTGTTGAATCCGAGAGTGCTCAGATGATAATTTTATCTCAAGTAACCCCGGTTGAAGTAGGAGCAGCTTTTAGCCGAAAAGTTCGAGAGGGAGTAATTACCCCTTTTGAGCGGGACAGGGTTTTAGGGGTATTCTTGAAGGATTGCCAGATAGAGTACAAAATATGTGCGATAAATGACAAAATTATTAAACGGGCTATTAACTTAACTTGTAATTATCTTCTTCGTGGATATGATGCAATTCAATTAGCTGTTGCCTCTTTTTTTAATAATAGCTTGATTAATCAACAACTTTATCCTTTAATCTTTGTTTCAGCAGATGAGAGTTTAGTAGAAATAGCCAAAAA is a genomic window containing:
- a CDS encoding type II toxin-antitoxin system VapC family toxin — protein: MKVYYFDSSAIIKRYVKEKGSQLVKSIVESESAQMIILSQVTPVEVGAAFSRKVREGVITPFERDRVLGVFLKDCQIEYKICAINDKIIKRAINLTCNYLLRGYDAIQLAVASFFNNSLINQQLYPLIFVSADESLVEIAKKETLVVENPNLYT